In a genomic window of Polycladomyces abyssicola:
- the tpiA gene encoding triose-phosphate isomerase: MRKPVIAGNWKMHKTSAEALAFFRALKAAKETTDVETVICAPFTALPALVEAAKDSGIGIGAQNMHWEEKGAFTGEISPVMLKDLGVQYVILGHSERRSYFAETDETVNKKVHAAFAHDLIPIVCVGETLEEREAGQTKQVVGQQVEKALAGLSSEQVKRVIIAYEPVWAIGSGKASTADDAQEVIGFIRKMVANQYDQQVANEVRVQYGGSVKPDNIGAFLDQPDIDGALVGGASLEPESFDRLVTASVRGDLA; encoded by the coding sequence AAATGCACAAGACCAGCGCGGAAGCCCTTGCGTTTTTCCGCGCATTGAAAGCGGCCAAAGAAACGACAGACGTGGAAACTGTGATCTGTGCGCCGTTCACGGCTTTGCCCGCTTTGGTGGAGGCGGCGAAAGACAGCGGTATCGGTATCGGTGCACAAAACATGCACTGGGAAGAAAAAGGAGCGTTTACGGGTGAGATCAGTCCCGTGATGCTGAAGGACCTGGGGGTGCAATACGTCATCCTCGGCCATTCGGAACGGCGTTCGTATTTCGCCGAGACGGACGAAACAGTGAACAAAAAAGTACATGCCGCATTTGCCCATGACTTGATTCCGATTGTTTGCGTCGGTGAAACGCTGGAAGAACGGGAAGCGGGGCAAACGAAACAGGTTGTGGGCCAACAGGTGGAAAAAGCGTTGGCTGGTCTCTCGAGTGAACAGGTGAAGCGCGTCATCATCGCATATGAGCCGGTGTGGGCGATCGGATCTGGCAAGGCGTCCACGGCTGACGACGCGCAGGAAGTGATCGGATTCATCCGCAAGATGGTGGCCAACCAATACGATCAGCAAGTGGCAAACGAAGTGCGCGTTCAATATGGCGGCAGCGTCAAACCGGACAATATCGGCGCGTTCCTGGATCAGCCGGACATCGATGGTGCATTGGTTGGCGGCGCCAGCCTGGAACCGGAGTCGTTTGACCGTCTGGTGACCGCGTCGGTACGGGGGGATCTCGCATGA